From a single Kryptolebias marmoratus isolate JLee-2015 linkage group LG6, ASM164957v2, whole genome shotgun sequence genomic region:
- the LOC119617136 gene encoding histone H3-like — protein sequence MARTKQTAHISTGGKAPRKQLATKAAGRSVPAIGGVKSHLCRLGTVALREIHHYQKSTELLIQKLPFQHLVREITQDFKTDLSFQSSAIMAQQEVYLVGLFEDTRTEDKSGQTATRDPFCPQPSTL from the coding sequence atggccagaaccaagcagaccgcccatatatccaccggaggtaaagctcccaggaagcagctcgccaccaaagctgccgGCAGGAGCGTTCCGGCCATCGGCGGAGTGAAGTCTCACCTCTGCAGGCTCGgcaccgtggctctcagggagatccaccactaccagaagtccaccgagctgctcatccagaagctgcccttccagcacctggtccgggagatcacccaggacttcaagaccgacctgagcttccagagttCAGCCATAATGGCTCAACAGGAGGTTTatctggtggggctctttgaggacaccaggaccgaggacaaatcgggacagaccgctacaagagaccctttctgcccacagccatcaactctttaa
- the naf1 gene encoding H/ACA ribonucleoprotein complex non-core subunit NAF1, whose product MDQSLPEEDAQMLSTLKEEEMEICMATQLENLIVTPGEALQATETREDETENIQKPETTGTLTVENVCESQLEILTVTPNEAIEAVQTREEEIGVQTQETKRTLTEDSVCEIQLQNPIVTPDEAMQANPETHEEESGAVHETAATNSVWKINDSEDENSDSDSSSSSSSSSSSSSSSSSPSPLVFEDDDEGFSQPAPIKTRDEVLLEELPAAEEVFVTLPQEAELLPVGTVSSVLQQLVIVQSLKDTPPLNDDSILFTSDRVAVGKVFEVFGPVSSPLYILRFNSADQINSKGLMEGLLLYYAPSIKEYTGYILTQQLTLAKGSDASWKNDEEPPDEALDYSDDEKEQQAKRKTKNTKKTEGGNTDKAVRVGQKPLKQQRNKVWGFLPRHAGPRVRHQDSRNIDSQYTHSYPQPGHSNALPMYLPPPCPYPPPSFPPPSFPLYSPPPSFFNPAFSCPLWPPNTAPFSDFPFPPPPPPPPPPSSPPH is encoded by the exons ATGGATCAAAGCCTACCAGAGGAAGATGCACAGATGTTATCCACACTtaaggaggaggagatggaaatCTGCATGGCAACGCAGCTAGAAAATCTCATTGTGACCCCAGGCGAAGCTTTGCAAGCCACGGAAACACGTgaagatgaaacagaaaatatacagaaaccagaaacaacagGAACTCTGACAGTGGAAAATGTGTGTGAGTCACAGCTAGAAATATTAACTGTGACTCCAAACGAGGCTATAGAAGCTGTTCAAACACGTGAAGAAGAAATAGGAgtacaaacacaagaaacaaaaagaacattgaCAGAGGACAGTGTGTGTGAGATACAGCTACAAAATCCTATTGTGACCCCAGATGAAGCTATGCAAGCAAACCCAGAAACACATGAAGAAGAATCAGGAGCTGTACATGAGACGGCAGCAACCAACAGTGTGTGGAAGATTAATGACTCTGAGGATGAGAATTCAGACAG tgacagttcttcctcttcctcttcttcttcttcctcttcttcatcatcctcttctCCATCTCCTCTGGTGTTTGAAGATGATGACGAAGGTTTCAGCCAACCAGCCCCTATCAAAACTAGAGATGAAGTCTTACTTGAG gagcTGCCAGCTGCAGAGGAAGTGTTTGTCACTTTGCCACAGGAAGCAGAGCTGCTACCAGTGGGAACAGTCTCCAGTGTTCTACAGCAGCTTG TTATCGTGCAGTCTCTGAAGGACACCCCTCCTCTGAATGACGACAGCATCCTCTTCACATCTGACAGGGTGGCTGTAGGAAAG GTGTTCGAGGTGTTCGGCCCGGTGTCCAGTCCTCTGTACATTTTGCGTTTTAACTCTGCAGACCAGATTAACAGCAAGGGCCTGATGGAGGGACTGCTGCTTTATTATGCACCTTCCATCAAAGAATACACAGGATACATTCTGACTCAGCAGCTGACACt AGCAAAGGGATCTGATGCATCCTGGAAGAATGATGAAGAACCACCAGACGAG GCTTTGGATTATAGTGATGATGAGAAAGAGCAAcaagcaaaaaggaaaacaaagaacacCAAAAAGACTGAAGGTGGCAACACAG atAAAGCTGTTCGTGTTGGTCAGAAACCTTTGAAGCAGCAGAGGAACAAAGTGTGGGGTTTCCTACCGAGACATGCAGGACCTCGAGTCAGGCACCAGGACTCAAGAAACATAGATTCTCAGTACACTCACTCGTACCCCCAACCTGGACACAGTAATGCCCTTCCCATGTACCTCCCCCCTCCCTGCCCCTATCCTCCTCCCTCTTTCCCCCCACCCAGCTTCCCCCTCTactctcctcctccatctttcttTAACCCAGCTTTCTCCTGTCCTCTCTGGCCTCCCAACACTGCCCCTTTCTCTGACTTCCCctttcctcctccccctcctcctcccccccctccttcaTCACCACCTCACTGA